In Reichenbachiella agarivorans, one genomic interval encodes:
- a CDS encoding DUF5060 domain-containing protein yields MKSRMKDTLLIWLLTLIMLPGYATEIDGELKQWHTITLTFEGPTTSEYDTLNPFLNYRLQTTFTQGEQQITVPGYFAADGKASETSARAGNKWQVKFVPNLPGEWLYEVSFRQGKNIAISDKLETGKGIAFDGESGKFEVIASDKSGRDFRSKGRLTKGAGHYPIFSGSKEVFVKGGTNSPEDLLAYYEFDGTPPKHHYANHVNSYRHGDVTWQQGKGKNLIGAMNYLSDKGINAVYFLTMNVMGDGKNVWPWTEEHERYRFDVSKLAQWELVFSHMDEVGLAQHLITQETENENLLDIGYVGIQRKLYYREMIARFGHHLGLIWNMGEENGITHWSPVGQTEKMREEMINYFRSVEPYGNLLVIHTLPDLKDHERTMTPLLGNEALDGVSFQIHHQHDSYHVTTQWREKSAEAGYPWIIWIDEIGPAKVGAWSDDRPAQQDSVRKEVIYPNLIGGGAGIEHYFGYKQKHSDLTSEDWTVRDRLWTMTAHAIQYFDKLPLEQMLPVSQTSTGYCLAQAGERYVVYIPEFGEELTLDLTQTEGKYSVHWFDPVTGKDELKGSVRRIKGGAKVSLGSPPIGYPAGQDWVVRVE; encoded by the coding sequence ATGAAAAGCCGAATGAAAGACACCTTACTTATCTGGCTATTGACTCTGATCATGTTGCCAGGATATGCTACGGAAATAGACGGAGAACTCAAACAGTGGCATACCATCACGCTCACCTTCGAGGGGCCGACGACCAGCGAGTACGATACACTCAATCCATTTTTGAACTATCGGCTGCAGACCACCTTTACTCAGGGCGAGCAGCAAATCACTGTACCAGGATACTTTGCTGCCGATGGCAAGGCCTCTGAGACCAGTGCCCGTGCCGGCAACAAATGGCAGGTGAAGTTTGTACCAAACTTGCCAGGTGAGTGGCTGTATGAAGTTTCTTTCCGCCAAGGAAAAAACATTGCCATCAGTGACAAATTAGAGACAGGAAAGGGTATCGCTTTCGATGGTGAGTCTGGCAAGTTTGAGGTAATCGCATCTGATAAGTCGGGTCGCGATTTTCGCTCCAAAGGAAGACTCACTAAAGGTGCTGGACACTATCCCATTTTCTCAGGGAGTAAGGAGGTCTTTGTCAAGGGAGGAACCAATAGTCCAGAGGATTTGCTGGCCTACTATGAGTTTGACGGTACGCCACCTAAGCACCACTATGCCAATCATGTGAATAGCTACAGGCATGGAGATGTAACATGGCAGCAGGGCAAGGGGAAAAACCTGATAGGAGCGATGAACTACCTCTCAGACAAGGGGATCAATGCTGTCTACTTTCTGACTATGAATGTGATGGGTGACGGCAAGAATGTATGGCCATGGACAGAGGAGCATGAGCGCTATCGTTTCGATGTGAGCAAGCTGGCACAGTGGGAGCTGGTATTTAGCCATATGGATGAGGTCGGGCTGGCTCAGCACTTGATCACGCAGGAGACCGAAAACGAAAATTTGCTAGATATAGGTTATGTGGGAATCCAACGCAAGTTGTACTACCGAGAGATGATTGCGCGATTTGGTCACCATTTGGGACTGATTTGGAATATGGGTGAAGAAAATGGCATCACCCATTGGAGTCCTGTGGGACAGACTGAGAAGATGCGCGAGGAGATGATCAACTACTTTAGATCGGTGGAGCCATATGGCAATCTGCTGGTGATTCATACCTTGCCCGACCTCAAAGATCACGAGCGTACGATGACACCACTGCTCGGCAATGAAGCCTTGGATGGTGTTTCTTTTCAGATACATCATCAGCACGATAGCTACCATGTGACCACACAGTGGAGGGAAAAATCTGCTGAGGCAGGGTACCCTTGGATCATATGGATCGACGAGATCGGGCCAGCCAAAGTAGGCGCCTGGTCAGATGATCGACCTGCTCAGCAGGATAGTGTGCGCAAGGAAGTAATCTACCCCAACCTGATAGGAGGTGGTGCAGGCATCGAGCACTACTTTGGTTATAAACAAAAGCACAGTGATCTGACTAGCGAAGACTGGACTGTGCGTGACCGTCTATGGACTATGACAGCTCATGCCATCCAGTACTTTGACAAGCTACCACTAGAACAGATGTTGCCAGTGTCGCAGACTTCTACTGGCTACTGTCTGGCGCAGGCAGGCGAACGGTATGTGGTGTACATACCAGAGTTTGGTGAAGAGCTGACTTTGGATTTGACCCAGACGGAAGGCAAGTATAGCGTCCATTGGTTTGACCCTGTCACAGGGAAAGATGAACTGAAAGGTAGTGTGCGCAGAATAAAAGGCGGTGCTAAAGTGTCCTTGGGTTCGCCACCCATAGGCTATCCTGCTGGACAAGATTGGGTCGTGCGGGTAGAGTAG
- a CDS encoding ThuA domain-containing protein, which yields MMRIKSGLILAIGILALVSFSNVDLRAQNTEELNVLVFSKTNGWRHPSIEKGQSTLKEWSKSQNWNVVLSEDSLVFSTDRLRDVDVVLFLNTTGDILGEQEQQALIEYMHQGGGFVGVHSAVDTEMNWPWFRQMAGARFKNHPKVQEARSAVSHGHPAVAQWGDSLTFTDEWYNYQEPVVAHANVVLTLDEKSYQGGNMGENHPLAWYHYFEGGRVFYTGLGHKKETYNDPGFKTHLTEAINWAGGRYDLQMNEGWTNLLDANLSQWDKYLGVPHSSVEGLGDAPTSDNVHEGTPLGLHNDPKNVFRIEEESGEPVLAITGEIYGGLTSKQEYGNYHFKTEFRWGEKKWEPRLNQKRDNGILYHCQGPNGVFWHVWMSSLEYQVQEGDMGDFIALADVYGDVPVDRMTNEKGKVYFVYNPNGELIPLKWGKDYESGQASKNKLYEKTNGEWNTLEIICVGTTSLHVVNGHVVNVVKNARYDLGGKTIPISSGKIQIQSEAAEAYYRRMQVQPIEDFPNKYKKQAKLK from the coding sequence ATGATGAGGATAAAAAGCGGGCTCATATTGGCCATAGGTATATTAGCACTTGTTAGTTTTTCAAATGTTGACCTCCGTGCACAAAACACGGAAGAACTAAATGTTCTGGTTTTTAGCAAAACCAATGGTTGGCGTCATCCCTCCATCGAAAAAGGCCAAAGTACTCTAAAGGAATGGAGCAAGTCACAAAACTGGAATGTTGTACTTTCCGAAGACTCCTTGGTTTTTTCTACCGATAGACTAAGGGATGTGGATGTAGTGCTCTTCCTCAATACTACGGGAGATATATTGGGTGAGCAAGAGCAACAGGCCTTGATTGAGTATATGCATCAGGGAGGCGGATTTGTCGGTGTACACTCTGCAGTAGATACCGAGATGAATTGGCCATGGTTTAGACAGATGGCCGGGGCGAGGTTTAAGAATCACCCCAAAGTTCAAGAGGCTCGAAGTGCAGTCAGTCATGGACATCCAGCTGTAGCTCAGTGGGGTGATAGTCTCACCTTCACCGACGAGTGGTACAACTACCAAGAGCCTGTAGTCGCCCACGCCAATGTGGTCCTCACTTTGGATGAAAAAAGCTATCAGGGAGGAAATATGGGAGAAAACCACCCGCTGGCGTGGTATCATTATTTCGAAGGTGGTCGGGTGTTTTATACAGGCTTGGGACATAAAAAAGAGACCTATAATGACCCTGGATTCAAAACGCACCTAACAGAGGCTATCAACTGGGCAGGAGGAAGATACGATTTGCAAATGAATGAGGGATGGACGAATCTGCTCGATGCGAATCTGTCGCAGTGGGACAAGTACCTAGGTGTGCCACATAGTTCTGTGGAGGGTCTGGGCGATGCGCCAACCAGCGACAATGTACATGAGGGCACGCCACTCGGTCTGCACAATGACCCCAAAAATGTATTTAGAATAGAAGAGGAGAGTGGAGAGCCCGTGCTCGCAATCACCGGAGAAATCTACGGTGGGCTCACTAGCAAGCAAGAGTATGGCAATTATCACTTCAAGACGGAGTTTCGCTGGGGAGAAAAAAAGTGGGAACCACGACTCAATCAAAAACGGGACAATGGCATTCTATATCACTGTCAAGGACCAAACGGCGTTTTTTGGCATGTATGGATGAGCAGCTTAGAGTACCAGGTGCAAGAGGGAGATATGGGGGACTTTATCGCGTTGGCCGATGTGTACGGAGATGTACCAGTTGATCGCATGACAAATGAAAAGGGGAAAGTTTACTTTGTGTATAATCCCAATGGAGAACTGATTCCACTCAAGTGGGGCAAAGACTATGAAAGTGGTCAGGCTTCCAAGAACAAGCTTTACGAAAAAACCAATGGTGAATGGAATACCCTGGAGATCATCTGTGTCGGCACGACCAGTCTCCATGTCGTCAATGGTCATGTGGTCAATGTAGTGAAAAACGCCCGCTACGATTTGGGTGGCAAGACGATTCCCATTAGCTCAGGTAAAATACAAATCCAGTCCGAGGCAGCGGAGGCCTACTATCGCCGCATGCAGGTCCAACCGATCGAGGATTTTCCTAACAAATATAAGAAACAAGCTAAGCTAAAATGA
- a CDS encoding glycoside hydrolase family 117 protein, which produces MSKNFFTVILSVCAGVIMLSCQQEVTDSKMAQEQVSDTKDGFPFWLPKEKPNRPMSAAMARNYDNYMAPRPEDNELYSQFKYTELKSFDYHGGDGTVSRRDPSKVIFENGKYYVWYTKRETPTPPQGADKSNDTIPSTDWDLADIWYATSGDGFTWEEQGVAVPRPPKPAVGWRSVTTTDILKWKGKYYLYYQGFMEASGKRGDDCPVAVSYADSPDGPWTPHNEIVIANGAEGEWDQYSIHDPYPIVREDKIWIYYKSDADGDPRLVRMQGLAIADDPLGPFEKHPLNPVINSGHETTLFPFKEGVAALVIKDGNEHFTIQYARDGVNFEIASITSLMPTAAGPYVPDAFTNTNDGRGITWGISHITNATTWEQNHAVLLRFDCDLSLDVDDPDMKQHNNYYKPEFYYRHGLNGEQRNRILAANQELKKTK; this is translated from the coding sequence ATGAGTAAGAATTTTTTCACTGTCATACTGAGTGTATGTGCTGGTGTCATCATGCTATCATGTCAACAAGAAGTGACTGATAGTAAGATGGCACAGGAGCAAGTCTCCGATACAAAAGATGGTTTTCCATTTTGGCTTCCTAAGGAAAAACCCAATCGTCCTATGAGTGCGGCGATGGCACGCAACTACGACAATTATATGGCACCTCGCCCTGAGGACAATGAACTCTATTCGCAGTTCAAGTACACTGAACTGAAGAGCTTTGACTATCACGGTGGTGATGGCACGGTCTCTAGACGTGATCCCTCCAAGGTGATATTCGAAAACGGAAAATACTATGTATGGTACACCAAGCGAGAGACACCCACTCCTCCCCAAGGAGCTGATAAAAGCAACGATACGATCCCTTCTACAGATTGGGATTTGGCTGATATCTGGTATGCTACTAGCGGTGATGGGTTCACTTGGGAAGAGCAAGGTGTGGCAGTACCCCGCCCACCCAAGCCCGCTGTGGGCTGGAGATCGGTGACCACTACTGACATCCTCAAATGGAAAGGTAAATACTATCTGTACTATCAGGGCTTTATGGAAGCCAGTGGCAAGCGTGGAGATGACTGTCCTGTGGCCGTATCGTACGCCGACTCGCCAGATGGTCCCTGGACTCCACACAACGAAATCGTGATCGCCAATGGTGCCGAGGGTGAGTGGGATCAGTATTCAATCCATGATCCCTATCCGATTGTACGAGAGGATAAAATCTGGATTTACTACAAGTCCGATGCGGATGGCGACCCAAGGCTAGTGCGTATGCAGGGCTTGGCAATAGCTGATGATCCACTGGGGCCTTTCGAAAAACACCCACTCAATCCTGTGATCAATTCAGGGCATGAAACGACACTCTTTCCTTTCAAAGAGGGCGTAGCAGCTTTGGTGATCAAAGATGGCAATGAACATTTTACGATCCAGTATGCACGTGATGGTGTCAATTTCGAAATCGCATCGATCACATCGCTGATGCCTACCGCCGCGGGTCCTTATGTACCAGATGCCTTTACCAATACGAATGATGGACGAGGGATTACCTGGGGTATATCACATATCACCAATGCAACAACCTGGGAGCAAAACCACGCTGTACTCTTGCGTTTCGACTGTGACTTGAGCTTGGATGTGGATGACCCTGATATGAAACAGCATAACAATTATTACAAACCAGAGTTTTATTACCGTCATGGTTTGAATGGAGAGCAGAGGAACAGGATATTAGCAGCCAATCAAGAATTGAAAAAGACTAAATGA
- a CDS encoding T9SS type A sorting domain-containing protein encodes MKTKFYLLQFFVLLSSSLLYGQDTVDVNLNIKHVVDGVSEFDRAKYITIHDDVTGSEWESDEQKLSLIEGYDIYFGRNNGTIVWEWNNTKEDPGKVGWPDVDHMKTRGQLAINAYAAETAAHQLEDRYSNMVVGGQEHMFPHGQATSVGGLTYDGFEATAEFYGQYFKEYFGEGGVTGRLRPGLIEVINEPFVKTDQLGTTNLEMSKYHSVVAKRIKELNPNLWVGGYSAAHPAFESNNFSHWNNTWKTFIDEAGADMDFFSFHLYDFIDNTGDITQELHRSGSNIEAIMDMIGHYSYLRLGEVKPFSVSEYGWLCKNCEGGYDPKEDWYNLRSFNTMMVQLMERPDQILNSIPFMLLKASWAKPADAEYNTYGPRLMREVGELPGEEAHDGYIYTYLLQYYQMWAELNGTRVDTWSNEIDMMADAYVDGRVAYVILSNLNEESKTVNLKIKGTTNNPLVKITAQHLYEIDDIPQLDTLVYDVAIDAFELGQQATVIMKYEFENEISLTESLEEQKYYATNYLVPIRPQQSLVFSIPGVNVGDQGEAVLRVGMGRDHGKSLRPALKVNGEMVPVLNDWRGYDQKTRDIFFGVLEIPVPHGLLREKNTVELIFPDEGGHVSSMVLQVFNSSVALDRSEPLVPDIPLSVDGQGLGMQIYPNPTSGQLTINGLADNSPVFVMDLSGKMLSKGKLAGNKLDISGLQSGIYLLQTGQGDQVKRIKVIKE; translated from the coding sequence ATGAAAACAAAATTTTACTTACTTCAATTTTTTGTTCTATTAAGTAGTAGCCTGTTGTATGGTCAGGATACGGTAGATGTCAACCTAAATATTAAACATGTGGTAGACGGAGTATCAGAGTTTGACCGAGCCAAATACATCACGATTCATGATGATGTGACTGGCAGTGAATGGGAGAGTGATGAACAAAAACTCTCGCTCATCGAGGGCTATGATATATATTTTGGTCGTAACAATGGTACGATCGTTTGGGAGTGGAACAATACCAAAGAAGATCCAGGCAAAGTGGGTTGGCCCGATGTGGATCACATGAAGACCAGAGGTCAACTGGCAATCAATGCATATGCTGCTGAGACTGCTGCACATCAATTGGAAGACCGCTATAGCAACATGGTAGTAGGGGGGCAAGAACACATGTTCCCACATGGTCAGGCTACATCAGTAGGGGGACTGACCTACGATGGTTTTGAAGCTACCGCTGAATTTTACGGTCAGTACTTCAAAGAATATTTTGGAGAAGGGGGAGTGACAGGCCGACTTAGGCCTGGTTTGATCGAGGTGATCAATGAACCCTTCGTAAAGACCGACCAGCTCGGCACGACAAACCTGGAGATGAGTAAGTACCATAGCGTAGTGGCAAAGCGCATCAAAGAACTGAATCCAAATCTCTGGGTGGGCGGCTACTCTGCGGCTCACCCCGCTTTCGAATCCAACAATTTTTCTCACTGGAACAATACATGGAAAACCTTTATCGATGAGGCGGGAGCGGATATGGACTTCTTTTCTTTTCATCTCTATGATTTTATCGACAATACTGGTGATATAACCCAGGAGCTCCATCGATCAGGTAGCAATATCGAAGCGATCATGGATATGATAGGTCACTATAGTTATCTCAGACTGGGAGAGGTGAAGCCATTTTCAGTATCAGAGTATGGTTGGCTCTGCAAAAACTGCGAAGGAGGTTATGATCCCAAGGAGGATTGGTACAACCTACGTTCGTTCAATACCATGATGGTGCAGCTCATGGAGCGCCCAGATCAGATTCTCAACTCGATCCCTTTCATGTTGCTGAAGGCCAGCTGGGCCAAACCAGCAGATGCGGAGTACAATACCTATGGTCCACGGCTTATGAGAGAGGTCGGGGAGTTGCCTGGTGAAGAAGCGCATGATGGATATATCTACACTTATTTGCTGCAGTACTATCAGATGTGGGCAGAGCTGAACGGTACACGTGTGGATACTTGGTCCAACGAGATAGACATGATGGCTGATGCTTATGTGGATGGACGTGTAGCTTATGTAATCCTGAGCAATCTCAATGAAGAATCCAAAACCGTAAACCTGAAAATAAAAGGTACAACGAATAACCCACTGGTAAAAATCACTGCACAGCATTTGTATGAGATCGATGACATCCCACAGTTAGATACACTGGTTTACGATGTGGCCATCGATGCATTCGAGCTGGGACAGCAGGCTACCGTAATCATGAAATATGAATTTGAAAACGAAATCTCGCTCACCGAAAGCTTGGAGGAGCAGAAGTACTATGCGACCAATTACCTTGTACCGATCAGACCTCAGCAGAGTTTAGTCTTTTCTATCCCAGGGGTAAATGTAGGAGATCAAGGTGAAGCCGTACTCAGGGTAGGCATGGGTAGAGACCATGGCAAAAGTCTCAGACCTGCACTCAAAGTCAACGGAGAAATGGTGCCCGTTTTGAATGATTGGCGAGGATATGATCAGAAGACCCGCGATATCTTCTTTGGCGTGCTGGAGATACCTGTGCCACATGGCCTGTTGCGTGAGAAGAATACCGTCGAGCTGATTTTTCCAGACGAAGGGGGTCACGTGAGTTCTATGGTCTTGCAGGTATTTAATAGCTCCGTTGCATTGGATCGATCTGAGCCTTTGGTGCCAGATATACCCTTGTCTGTAGATGGCCAAGGCTTGGGAATGCAAATCTATCCTAATCCTACTTCGGGTCAGCTTACCATCAATGGCCTAGCTGATAATAGCCCTGTTTTTGTCATGGATTTGTCTGGAAAAATGTTATCCAAAGGTAAATTGGCTGGGAACAAACTGGATATCTCTGGTTTGCAATCGGGTATCTATTTGCTCCAAACAGGACAAGGAGATCAAGTGAAAAGGATAAAAGTAATCAAGGAGTAG
- a CDS encoding glycoside hydrolase family 2 TIM barrel-domain containing protein translates to MIMNVERIMQYLSSLCLGILLIGCQQAEVSREETLFNDDWEFFLGQLIDNEQITYWANVDLPHDWSIRESYQQEQTAASTGFVPGGVGWYRKQFSLADDGRDTRIIFDGVYCNAEVWINGHHLGIRSSGYSSFEYDLTTYLNDAAPNELLVKVDHSAYVDARWYTGSGIYRNVHLVRAHPTHLTTWGTKISTTKIEGQKAMVVIDASVTDMDDNTTVKVEVVDAQGTVVAQADAEQRDGRFVAELQVGQAQLWGLLSPHLYEAVVQVYQGDNEIDRKAHPFGIRRARFDADQGFFLNGENIKIKGVNLHHDAGALGAAVPKSVWEYRVAQLQSIGVNAIRMSHNPHSVELMEVCDEMGMLVMDEFFDEWHSPKGKSLVYLGDNAAKGAIAEGYSEVFFEWAERDLKDLIRRDYNHPSVVMWSIGNEIEWTFPDYSKAFAILNPDNAGYGDTPEFDPKRVKAVFDSVTGGTDSLAIVAEQLSRWVREEDTTRAITCGSVRPAIAAVSGYADAVDVLGFNYRAECYDAAHETYPDMKIIGSENWGTYSEWTSVNSRPFVAGMFAWTGFAYMGEAGPWPRKGLNISFFDFAGFKTPRGHFFECLWRDEPKVYAVTARADESEYSYDEGSGWQFDMQMTPAPVWSQLRRWEWYQNIHPHWNYQRGESVIVQAYSNCEEVELLLNGESLGRKKRSDFSDDNIVKWQVPFDAGVLTVHGYIAGQLADEYVLETASNPVCAVSEIEFRPQDDDGLWLIALQLVDEKGRAVSHQERELTVIIEGAKLVAVDNGWEQNVSDHFQSKVTTHEGRAMLYVNPVSGAAMDLNVVVQ, encoded by the coding sequence ATGATTATGAACGTAGAAAGAATAATGCAATACTTGAGCAGTCTCTGTTTGGGCATCTTGCTGATAGGTTGTCAGCAGGCCGAGGTGTCGCGAGAGGAAACATTGTTCAATGACGATTGGGAGTTTTTTCTCGGTCAGTTAATTGATAATGAGCAGATTACATACTGGGCTAATGTCGATTTGCCGCACGACTGGAGTATTCGCGAGTCTTACCAGCAGGAGCAGACAGCCGCCAGCACCGGATTTGTGCCAGGGGGTGTCGGTTGGTATCGCAAGCAGTTTAGCCTTGCTGACGATGGGCGAGACACGCGCATCATATTCGACGGGGTGTATTGCAATGCGGAGGTCTGGATCAATGGTCATCACCTCGGTATCAGATCCAGTGGGTACAGTTCGTTTGAGTACGACCTGACTACTTATCTCAACGACGCAGCCCCCAACGAACTGCTGGTCAAAGTTGACCATTCGGCATACGTGGATGCACGATGGTACACTGGGTCGGGGATCTACAGAAACGTGCACCTCGTCCGCGCACACCCTACTCATCTGACAACTTGGGGTACTAAAATCTCAACAACCAAAATAGAAGGTCAAAAAGCGATGGTAGTGATCGATGCTAGTGTGACCGATATGGATGACAATACGACGGTCAAAGTCGAGGTTGTCGATGCTCAGGGTACAGTCGTAGCACAAGCAGATGCGGAGCAGCGAGACGGGCGATTTGTGGCAGAGCTGCAAGTGGGTCAGGCCCAGCTCTGGGGCTTGTTGTCCCCTCATCTCTACGAAGCGGTTGTTCAGGTTTACCAAGGGGACAATGAAATCGACCGTAAAGCTCACCCCTTTGGCATACGCCGGGCACGATTCGATGCTGACCAGGGCTTTTTCCTCAACGGAGAAAATATCAAAATCAAAGGGGTGAACCTGCATCATGATGCGGGTGCGTTGGGTGCGGCAGTGCCCAAGTCTGTCTGGGAATATCGTGTAGCGCAGCTGCAATCCATAGGCGTCAATGCGATCCGCATGTCACACAACCCACATTCGGTAGAGCTGATGGAGGTCTGCGACGAAATGGGAATGTTGGTCATGGACGAGTTTTTTGATGAGTGGCACAGCCCCAAGGGCAAAAGTTTGGTCTACTTGGGGGACAATGCAGCCAAAGGCGCAATCGCAGAGGGCTACAGCGAGGTGTTTTTCGAATGGGCAGAGCGAGATCTCAAAGACCTGATCCGTCGCGACTATAACCACCCCAGTGTGGTGATGTGGAGCATCGGCAATGAGATCGAGTGGACTTTCCCGGATTACTCTAAGGCCTTTGCTATCCTCAACCCAGACAACGCGGGCTATGGTGACACGCCCGAGTTTGATCCGAAGCGAGTAAAAGCGGTATTTGATAGTGTGACGGGTGGTACGGACTCACTTGCCATTGTGGCGGAGCAGCTCTCTCGCTGGGTCAGGGAAGAAGATACCACGCGGGCGATCACTTGCGGCAGTGTACGACCGGCCATTGCTGCAGTGAGTGGCTATGCCGATGCGGTGGACGTGCTGGGGTTCAACTACCGGGCCGAGTGCTACGATGCGGCACACGAGACCTATCCGGACATGAAGATCATCGGCTCAGAAAACTGGGGTACCTACTCCGAGTGGACGAGTGTCAACAGCCGCCCTTTCGTAGCGGGCATGTTTGCCTGGACGGGATTTGCCTACATGGGTGAGGCGGGCCCCTGGCCAAGGAAGGGACTCAATATTTCCTTCTTCGACTTTGCGGGATTCAAGACCCCACGCGGACATTTTTTTGAGTGCCTGTGGAGGGATGAGCCCAAGGTGTATGCCGTTACGGCACGTGCTGATGAGTCGGAGTACAGCTACGACGAGGGCAGTGGTTGGCAGTTTGATATGCAGATGACGCCCGCACCAGTGTGGAGTCAGCTCCGTCGCTGGGAGTGGTATCAAAATATACACCCCCACTGGAACTACCAGAGAGGTGAATCGGTCATCGTACAGGCTTACAGCAACTGTGAGGAGGTAGAGCTATTGCTCAATGGCGAGAGCCTAGGCAGAAAAAAAAGGAGCGACTTCAGCGATGACAATATCGTGAAGTGGCAAGTGCCTTTCGACGCGGGCGTACTGACGGTGCATGGCTACATCGCCGGCCAACTGGCCGATGAATATGTACTGGAGACAGCCAGCAATCCTGTGTGTGCTGTATCTGAGATTGAGTTTCGTCCGCAAGACGATGATGGTCTGTGGCTGATCGCACTACAGCTGGTCGATGAAAAGGGGCGTGCAGTGAGCCATCAAGAGAGAGAATTGACAGTAATCATCGAAGGAGCAAAGCTGGTCGCCGTGGACAACGGCTGGGAGCAAAATGTGTCTGACCATTTCCAATCAAAGGTGACCACACATGAAGGCCGAGCAATGCTCTATGTCAATCCTGTGTCAGGTGCAGCGATGGATCTGAATGTCGTCGTGCAGTAG
- a CDS encoding alpha-L-fucosidase translates to MKKNILIMVLLAAAVSTAYTQKKKFKPTHSSLETYEIPEWFLDAKFGIYTHWGPVSSAFEGTAEGKWYAGWHGKVMYEDGDKVPTKNGKPSNNFVHHSNKYGDPAEYGYKHIIEQFDPSGFDAAVWAELFKKSGARFAGPVAMHHDNFAMWDSKATRWNSMNYGGIDPSAELKKEIEARDMKYMASFHHAFTWKYFAPAHAYGGVAPEDYDLYTNPHSLESDTPDADFYKNWWAVLKEYIDTYQPDLLWFDWWLENMTEETRYKFLAYYYNQAEKWGKEVGVAYKESTYDESMAIKDYERGRPNQPKNPTWLTDTSPGAWFYRPHTHFKSPNELIDILVDIVAKNGLMLLNVPPNPDGTIPQEMVDLLTEMGQWLAVNGGAIYGTRPWTVFGEGPTRLPEGGHKVEEKMEIVYTDRDIRYTKKSDKEVYAIVMDKTENDIVMKTLSTDIGVLNSRILEVSLLGSDESISWERNSKGLVIKAPKEWPTSYAHAFKIKLEGYSENDIGGDVAAHVD, encoded by the coding sequence ATGAAAAAGAATATTTTGATCATGGTGCTGCTTGCCGCTGCGGTGAGTACGGCTTACACCCAAAAGAAAAAATTTAAACCCACCCACTCCTCCCTAGAAACCTATGAGATACCAGAGTGGTTTTTGGATGCCAAGTTTGGTATTTATACTCACTGGGGACCTGTGTCTTCGGCCTTCGAAGGTACAGCGGAAGGCAAGTGGTACGCGGGCTGGCATGGCAAGGTGATGTACGAGGATGGAGACAAAGTGCCGACTAAAAACGGTAAACCTAGTAACAATTTCGTACACCACAGCAACAAGTACGGCGACCCGGCAGAGTATGGTTACAAGCATATAATCGAGCAATTTGACCCGTCGGGTTTCGATGCGGCGGTTTGGGCTGAGCTATTTAAAAAATCAGGCGCTCGATTTGCCGGGCCTGTTGCCATGCACCACGATAACTTCGCCATGTGGGATAGCAAGGCTACTCGCTGGAACTCTATGAACTATGGCGGTATAGACCCATCTGCCGAATTGAAAAAGGAAATTGAAGCACGAGACATGAAGTACATGGCTTCCTTTCACCATGCCTTCACCTGGAAGTACTTCGCCCCAGCGCATGCCTATGGTGGCGTAGCACCAGAGGATTATGACCTCTACACCAATCCGCACTCGCTGGAGTCGGATACACCAGATGCAGATTTTTACAAAAACTGGTGGGCAGTGCTCAAAGAATACATTGATACCTACCAGCCCGATCTGCTGTGGTTCGATTGGTGGTTGGAAAACATGACCGAAGAGACGCGTTACAAGTTTTTGGCCTATTACTACAACCAGGCCGAGAAGTGGGGCAAGGAAGTTGGAGTGGCATACAAGGAAAGTACTTATGACGAAAGCATGGCCATCAAGGATTATGAGCGCGGTAGACCCAATCAGCCCAAAAATCCTACATGGCTGACAGATACTTCGCCAGGGGCGTGGTTTTACCGTCCACATACCCATTTCAAGTCTCCCAATGAATTGATCGACATACTGGTAGATATCGTGGCGAAAAATGGCCTGATGCTACTCAATGTACCACCCAACCCAGATGGCACTATCCCACAAGAGATGGTCGATCTGCTCACCGAGATGGGGCAGTGGCTGGCTGTCAATGGCGGTGCGATCTATGGTACAAGACCATGGACCGTGTTTGGCGAAGGACCGACCCGTTTGCCGGAAGGCGGACATAAGGTGGAAGAAAAAATGGAGATAGTATATACTGATCGTGACATCCGCTACACCAAAAAATCCGACAAGGAAGTCTATGCTATCGTGATGGACAAGACCGAAAATGATATTGTCATGAAAACGCTGAGTACTGATATCGGCGTACTCAACTCGCGTATCCTTGAGGTGTCGCTGCTGGGTAGTGATGAGTCGATCTCTTGGGAGAGAAATAGCAAGGGACTCGTGATCAAAGCACCCAAAGAGTGGCCGACGAGCTATGCACATGCCTTTAAAATCAAACTCGAAGGCTACTCAGAAAATGATATTGGAGGTGACGTAGCGGCACATGTAGACTGA